Proteins from one Streptomyces genisteinicus genomic window:
- the recF gene encoding DNA replication/repair protein RecF (All proteins in this family for which functions are known are DNA-binding proteins that assist the filamentation of RecA onto DNA for the initiation of recombination or recombinational repair.) — MHVTHLSLADFRSYARVEVPLDPGVTAFVGANGQGKTNLVEAVGYLASLSSHRVSSDAPLVRMGAERAVIRAAVTQGERSQLIELELNPGKANRARINRSSQVRPRDVLGIVRTVLFAPEDLALVKGDPGERRRFLDDLVTARSPRMAGVRSDYDRVLKQRNTLLKSAAMARRHGGRSMDMSTLDVWDQHLARTGAEVLAQRADLIATLQPLADKAYESLAPGGGPVVLEYRSSAGAPGEAHSREEFYGQLTEALAGARKQEIERGVTLVGPHRDDLLLGLGRLPAKGYASHGESWSCALALRLASYDLLRAEGNEPVLVLDDVFAELDARRRERLAELVAPGEQVLVTAAVDDDVPGVLSGSRYAVTDGEVTRV, encoded by the coding sequence ATGCACGTCACGCATCTGTCGCTGGCCGACTTCCGCTCGTACGCCCGGGTCGAGGTTCCCCTCGATCCGGGCGTCACCGCCTTCGTGGGGGCGAACGGGCAGGGCAAGACCAACCTCGTCGAGGCCGTCGGGTATCTCGCCTCCCTCTCCAGCCACCGGGTCTCCTCGGACGCCCCGCTGGTGCGCATGGGCGCCGAGCGCGCGGTGATCCGGGCCGCGGTCACCCAGGGCGAGCGCTCCCAGCTGATCGAGCTCGAACTCAACCCCGGCAAGGCGAACCGGGCGCGCATCAACAGGTCCTCCCAGGTCAGACCGCGTGACGTGCTCGGCATCGTGCGTACGGTGCTGTTCGCTCCGGAGGACCTCGCCCTGGTCAAGGGCGACCCGGGCGAGCGGCGCCGGTTCCTCGACGACCTGGTCACCGCGCGCTCCCCGCGGATGGCGGGCGTCCGCTCCGACTACGACCGGGTGCTCAAGCAGCGCAACACCCTGCTGAAGTCGGCCGCCATGGCCCGGCGGCACGGCGGGCGGTCGATGGACATGTCCACGCTCGACGTCTGGGACCAGCACCTGGCCCGTACCGGGGCCGAGGTGCTCGCCCAGCGGGCGGACCTGATCGCCACCCTGCAGCCGCTCGCCGACAAGGCGTACGAGTCCCTGGCGCCCGGCGGCGGGCCGGTCGTGCTGGAGTACCGCTCCTCCGCCGGCGCCCCGGGCGAGGCGCACAGCCGCGAGGAGTTCTACGGGCAGCTGACCGAGGCCCTCGCCGGGGCCCGCAAGCAGGAGATCGAGCGGGGCGTGACGCTGGTGGGGCCCCACCGCGACGACCTGCTGCTGGGACTGGGCCGCCTGCCCGCCAAGGGGTACGCGAGCCACGGGGAGTCGTGGTCCTGCGCGCTGGCGCTGCGGCTCGCCTCGTACGACCTGCTGCGCGCCGAGGGGAACGAGCCGGTGCTCGTGCTCGACGACGTCTTCGCCGAGCTGGACGCCCGGCGGCGGGAGCGGCTGGCCGAACTGGTGGCGCCCGGGGAGCAGGTCCTGGTCACCGCGGCGGTCGACGACGACGTGCCCGGCGTGCTCAGCGGCTCGCGGTACGCGGTGACGGACGGAGAGGTGACGCGGGTATGA
- a CDS encoding DUF721 domain-containing protein yields MSGDEQRAAPQPSAPEPSGVDLARVALRAAKEQARARGAAAQQKKQARRGGGLRSGARADGRDPLPLGAAINRLITERGWETPAAVGGVMGRWPQIVGDDLANHCVPLRYDEAPDERLLTVQCDSTAWATQLRLLAPRLVARLNEDLGHGTVRAIKVLGPGGPQRRWGPLRAPGSTGPGDTYG; encoded by the coding sequence ATGAGCGGGGACGAGCAGCGGGCCGCTCCGCAGCCGTCCGCCCCGGAGCCCTCCGGGGTGGACCTGGCCAGGGTCGCGCTGCGGGCCGCCAAGGAGCAGGCACGGGCGCGCGGAGCGGCCGCGCAGCAGAAGAAGCAGGCCAGGCGCGGCGGCGGGCTGCGCTCCGGGGCGCGCGCCGACGGCCGCGACCCGTTGCCGCTGGGCGCGGCGATCAACCGCCTGATCACGGAGCGGGGCTGGGAGACGCCGGCCGCCGTCGGCGGGGTGATGGGCCGCTGGCCCCAGATCGTCGGCGACGATCTCGCCAACCACTGCGTGCCGCTGCGCTACGACGAGGCCCCCGACGAGCGGCTGCTGACGGTGCAGTGCGACTCCACGGCCTGGGCGACGCAGCTGCGGCTGCTCGCGCCGCGGCTGGTCGCCCGCCTCAACGAGGACCTCGGGCACGGGACGGTCCGCGCGATCAAGGTGCTGGGACCGGGTGGACCGCAGCGCCGCTGGGGACCGCTGCGGGCGCCGGGCAGCACCGGCCCCGGCGACACCTACGGCTGA
- the gyrB gene encoding DNA topoisomerase (ATP-hydrolyzing) subunit B: protein MLCQKGRFVADSGNPNENIPSNTAGGSGEAGASYDASAITVLEGLDAVRKRPGMYIGSTGERGLHHLVQEVVDNSVDEALAGHADTIDVTILADGGVRVVDNGRGIPVDIHPVEKKPAVEVVLTVLHAGGKFGGGGYAVSGGLHGVGVSVVNALSTKVSVEIKRDGYRWTQDYKLGVPTAPLAKHEEVEDSGTTVTFWADPDVFETTEYSFETLARRFQEMAFLNKGLTLTLTDERESAKATMNADDPDAAETAEEQPARTVTYHYEGGIVDFVKYLNSRKGELIHPTVIDVEAEDKERMLSVEIAMQWNSQYTEGVYSFANTIHTHEGGTHEEGFRAALTGLVNRYARDKKLLREKDDNLSGEDVREGLTAIISVKLGEPQFEGQTKTKLGNTEAKTFVQKVVHEHLTDWFDRNPNEAADIIRKAIQAATARVAARKARDLTRRKGLLESASLPGKLSDCQSNDPTKCEIFIVEGDSAGGSAKSGRNPMYQAILPIRGKILNVEKARIDKILQNTEVQALISAFGTGVHEDFDIEKLRYHKIILMADADVDGQHINTLLLTFLFRFMRPLVEAGHVFLSRPPLYKIKWGRDDFEYAYSDRERDALVEMGKQAGKRIKEDSIQRFKGLGEMNAEELRVTTMDQEHRVLGQVTLDDAAQADDLFSVLMGEDVEARRSFIQRNAKDVRFLDI, encoded by the coding sequence GTGCTGTGCCAGAAAGGGCGCTTCGTGGCCGATTCCGGCAACCCCAACGAGAACATCCCGTCCAACACTGCCGGTGGGAGCGGCGAGGCCGGCGCCTCGTACGACGCCAGCGCGATCACGGTCCTCGAGGGCCTCGACGCGGTCCGCAAGCGCCCCGGCATGTACATCGGGTCGACCGGAGAGCGCGGCCTGCACCACCTGGTGCAGGAGGTCGTCGACAACTCCGTCGACGAGGCCCTCGCCGGGCACGCGGACACGATCGACGTCACGATCCTGGCCGACGGCGGCGTGCGCGTCGTCGACAACGGCCGGGGCATCCCGGTCGACATCCACCCGGTGGAGAAGAAGCCCGCCGTCGAGGTCGTCCTCACCGTCCTGCACGCGGGCGGCAAGTTCGGCGGCGGCGGGTACGCCGTCTCCGGCGGTCTGCACGGCGTCGGCGTCTCCGTGGTGAACGCCCTGTCCACCAAGGTCTCCGTGGAGATCAAGCGCGACGGGTACCGCTGGACCCAGGACTACAAGCTCGGCGTCCCCACCGCGCCCCTCGCCAAGCACGAGGAGGTCGAGGACTCCGGCACGACCGTCACCTTCTGGGCGGACCCGGACGTCTTCGAGACCACCGAGTACTCCTTCGAGACGCTCGCCCGGCGCTTCCAGGAGATGGCCTTCCTCAACAAGGGCCTCACCCTGACGCTGACCGACGAGCGCGAGTCGGCCAAGGCGACGATGAACGCCGACGACCCGGACGCCGCCGAGACGGCCGAGGAGCAGCCGGCGCGGACGGTGACGTACCACTACGAGGGCGGCATCGTCGACTTCGTGAAGTACCTCAACTCCCGCAAGGGCGAGCTGATCCACCCGACCGTGATCGACGTGGAGGCCGAGGACAAGGAGCGGATGCTCTCGGTCGAGATCGCGATGCAGTGGAACTCGCAGTACACCGAGGGCGTGTACTCCTTCGCGAACACCATCCACACGCATGAGGGCGGCACCCACGAAGAGGGCTTCCGCGCCGCGCTGACGGGCCTGGTCAACCGCTACGCCAGGGACAAGAAGCTGCTGCGCGAGAAGGACGACAACCTCTCCGGCGAGGACGTCCGCGAGGGTCTGACGGCGATCATCTCGGTCAAGCTGGGCGAGCCCCAGTTCGAGGGCCAGACGAAGACCAAGCTGGGCAACACCGAGGCGAAGACCTTCGTGCAGAAGGTCGTCCACGAGCACCTGACCGACTGGTTCGACCGCAACCCGAACGAGGCCGCGGACATCATCCGCAAGGCGATCCAGGCGGCCACCGCCCGGGTCGCGGCCCGCAAGGCGCGCGACCTGACCCGCCGCAAGGGGCTGCTGGAGTCGGCCTCGCTGCCCGGCAAGCTGAGCGACTGCCAGTCCAACGACCCGACCAAGTGCGAGATCTTCATCGTCGAGGGAGACTCCGCCGGCGGTTCGGCCAAGTCCGGCCGCAACCCGATGTACCAGGCCATCCTGCCGATCCGCGGCAAGATCCTGAACGTCGAGAAGGCGCGCATCGACAAGATCCTGCAGAACACCGAGGTCCAGGCGCTGATCTCGGCCTTCGGCACCGGGGTCCACGAGGACTTCGACATCGAGAAGCTGCGCTATCACAAGATCATCCTGATGGCGGACGCCGACGTCGACGGCCAGCACATCAACACCCTGCTGCTGACCTTCCTGTTCCGCTTCATGCGGCCGCTGGTCGAGGCCGGTCACGTCTTCCTGTCCCGCCCGCCGCTGTACAAGATCAAGTGGGGCCGGGACGACTTCGAGTACGCGTACTCGGACCGTGAGCGCGACGCCCTGGTCGAGATGGGCAAGCAGGCCGGCAAGCGCATCAAGGAGGACTCGATCCAGCGCTTCAAGGGCCTCGGCGAGATGAACGCCGAGGAACTGCGGGTGACCACCATGGACCAGGAGCACCGCGTGCTCGGCCAGGTCACGCTGGACGACGCGGCCCAGGCCGACGACCTGTTCTCGGTGCTGATGGGCGAGGACGTCGAGGCGCGGCGCTCGTTCATCCAGCGCAACGCCAAGGACGTCCGCTTCCTCGACATCTGA